A stretch of DNA from Macrotis lagotis isolate mMagLag1 chromosome X, bilby.v1.9.chrom.fasta, whole genome shotgun sequence:
tggaccttagtttcctcatctgtaaaatgaaggttttagACTTCTTGGCTTCAGAGGTCTGACCTAGTTTCTAGATCTGATTCTTGTTTAAATTCATGGGCTTGGGGAAGAGGATGGAATGAGAGGTCAGAAAAGCCTTCCTAGAAAGTTGAGCCTTAAAGGATAGGAGAATTGGAGAAGTAGTGAGGGGGAAGAGAAGCAGATTTGGTTTTTAGTTTGTTACTATCTCTTTAAGAGAAGAAATTCTCTTTTAGCTTTGGCTTAGAATTCCCTTCTTCTCGTCTCCAGGGTACCCAGGTAAACGGGGTTTCCCCCAAGCAGCCCACCCCCAAGAGGCTTCTGCCTGTCTACATGGCCTCTCCCTGTTCTGGAGACCCTGGCCCTGGCCGGCTGCCCCCACCTCCCGCCACTCCGGGTGTGACAGGTCCTTAGGAAGGGTGGGCATGTGGCACTTTGGGAGTGGGTGTGGAGGGATAGAATATGGAGTCACAGAACATTTAATtgggaagggattttagagaccACCTGGCCCAAATGGCTTATCTTTAGAGGACCAGGGAGGGTAAGTGCCTCACTGAAAATTATTCAGTCAGTTAGTGGAAGGGGAaatagaggaaggagagaggaggacaGGAAAAAAGGAAGCTGAGAAACAGGACCAACTCTGGACAAACTTGTACAGACAGCAAAGCTAGTATCTTATTTCCTAAAGATGAGGCTCCCTGTGCCTTCCAACTTGCCCTCCCCAGACATAACTGATGTGTTAATGGGAGAGGACTAGAGTGGCTTCTTTAGACTTCTCTCCCAGTTCAggccctccctccctttccaagGAACATGTCTACATTTTCAAGGGCCTTCTGGAGACAACATCCTtgtggtatagtgaaaagagcattagatttggaattagaagaaagGGGTTTGGGGCTTGGCTCTGAATTCTTATTACATGTGTAGTAAGTAACTCCAcctctctgggattcagtttcctcattttaaaaatgaaggggttggattaggtgacctcttcctgatttttttctgatCCCAGGCTTGGTGGTGGTAGTGTCAGGTCAGGGATAGCACTGGGGTGGGAGTGGCTGGGACAGGGAAGCGGGGGACAAATGTTGAAACTGAGTAGGAAGGACCTCACATCATATTGTAGAGGATCTTCACCACCCTGTATTGGAACTAGCTCTGGCTAGATGTATCTGAGAAATGACCTGGGAGAGTAGATTCAGAAGGGCTTGGGATAAGGAGGGGGGCAGAGAAGAGAGGGGTCCTGGGAGAGTCTGCATAACTCTTGCAGCTATTAAATGGGAGTGTAACAATATTTGGAGCCCTAGTCTTACAGTCAGAGGATCTCTGTTTAAGTTCTTACACTTCCTACCTGGGAAGCCATAGGAAAGTCATTTTGCctttttaagcctcagtttcctcatctgtaaagtaaggatGGCAATACCACTTAGCCTTCTTACTTTTTAGATTGTTctgagaaaagtattttaaaaataaattatagaaatgtgGAACTTTACTTTAACCCAATTTCATCTGGGCAACATTTTCTTGAAGTGAGAAGGGCAActgtcattttgcagatgaagaaaaagggtgaAGAGAtggtctaaggtcatacagctcatGGCAGAGtctggatatgaacccaggtctcccaGCTGCTCATTCATTGCTTTTCCCCCCTGTACCACGCTGCCTCTCCAGATCTTCTCCCACTTCAGTCTAccacttcagtttccccatctgtaagaaGGGGATAACCATCTCTATCCTGCAGTCTTTGCAACAAGGATTGAAGTCCTGGATGGGAGTAGATGAGGTAGtaaaagagccctggatttggagtcagaggacccaggTGTGAATTTTGACTCtgctactaactgtgtgactttggataagtcacttacccctttttggtcttggtttccttttctgtaaaatgagaggattgggcATGATGATCtctaaaggtcccttccagctctgaatctaggAAAGTCTAACATTGTATAATGGGCATGAGTTTACGGAATCAGAAGTTTTTCCCTTCCTGGTCGACCCTCCACTCTTCACCCATGCTTCCCTCAGGTCCTGCTGCCCCCCAAGAACCCCCGTTCCCGGACATTTATGGTGGTGATGCCCAGCTCTGGGAGGCTCACTTCCGTGGCATTGGTCGGGCCTACCGGGCCCTGGGCAAGGAGGATGACTTCGCCATCCGGGTTCTGACTGAGGACTTTACACTCCCTTTCCCTTACGCCTGGCCACCTGGACCTGACCCTGCCCGGGGTCCCCTCTTCTATGACCCCCAAGACAGGATGGGCTTTGACTTCCTTCTACGACCTGGGGCACCCCCACCTGCCTTGCTCCGTCCTCTCCATGCAACAGCACAAGCCTTCCTCCGAAAGCGTCGACTGGAACAGCTGGCCTTGAGCTATGCCAATTCAGGCAACGGTGCTGCCCCACACCCTGGGGTGGTCCTCCTGGCCCCAGCCCCAGCTCCAGGGACCAATAAATTTCCTACTCCAGGACTCCCAGATGGGAAAGGGGCCAGGATGGGGCCACCGATGGTCTGAGCCAGAGCACCTTGTCAGAGAGGCTTTGCCTCTATCACTCATGTCttctggaaaatgaataaatatttttgctcCCTATTGTGTCTAGAGTTGTTCTTAGATTTCAGAACATTATAAACACTGAGAATATAGATTATTGGAGGTAGATGGGACCTTGGAAAATAGGGAAACCTAGAACTTGTAATATCTTAGGTGGCAGGGAATTGGTAGCATAGCATGTTAGAACTGAACCAGCTAGGCTAATTTCGTCTtttcacataaggaaactgaggagaagcAAAAATCCTTGCCCACCTTCACCCAGGTAGCCAGTGGCAGAGCCAGGTTACCAGACTCTAAAACCTTCATCATGCTGCCTCTTAAAGGGTCATTTGCCATTTCTGATCTGACTGACTGCTATATCTATTTGAGCAGATAATCTGAATTATTCCATAGCAGTCTAGACAGTTCATGGGGCATAGCTAGTAAAGATTCTAGAAATCTTATATTCCAGTCCCCCTTCTCCTCATCACCTTCCATCACAGTTAAAGGAAATCCCTAGATAGTATCTACAGTTTCTCCAGCTTCTGCTTGATCACTTCCAGTGACAGGGAGTTCATTATCATCTGAGGCAGCCCATTTGATTGAAGAACTGCtctgaatttcacaattttttccttaatgatggaccaaaatttattttcttgaacTCTATCTCTTCCCTCCATTTCCCCACCTCCAACCTCCAAGAAATAGTTCTGCCCTTGGGAATGAGATCCTTAGCATCAATTTAGATTTAAGACTTTCTTGTCCCATATTGTGAGACTCTTGAGGTAGTGGAAAGTATACTAAATTTGAAatagagacctgaattcaagtcccagTCCATAtccttttaggatttttttgagAGATGGAAGGATCTTGgaaattatctagttcaacttcTAGTGAGGGAATTCCTACTAAAATAAGTAGTCACTGTGCTTCTGCctgaagacctccaaggagggGAAGCCCCAACCTCCTAGAGGAAGCTCTAATTACAAGTTTCCCCTTGAGATCAAACTTAAATTTACCTTTTTACAGCATCAAACCACTGTTCTTGGCTTTGCCCTTCATATGATAGTCCTCCAAGCACAATACTAATAAGATTTCCTTATACTGGGAAAGACAGTGAATTGACTTGTCAAATATCTCACAGGTAGTTTAGTAGTAGAACTGGGAGTCTAGTTCTGTGATCATTAATCAATCCATCACCTCACTGAGCCTCAGTctacaaaatagaaacaatatttgCACTACCGTCTCCCAGAATCAGCCTTGTAAAGGTTAAAAATAGCTCTTTAATTCTACTTGGCCTTTTATCATCAAGGTTTAGCACATCATCAGTTTGGTTCCTTTTCTGCTCAGATTCCTctgatttctcattttctcctaagAGCCCACACTGTCTCTGTTTTTTCTCCCAATTTAATTCTGTTAAGTCCCATTTCTATGTCACTGTCTCTTCACAGTGAGCCCTGAAGAGCAAATATTATgcctatttttacagataaggaaattatatAGAGAAGTGGCTGTCCCTTGTTTTTTTATATCTGTTGGACCACAAGGGAAATGATTGGAAAATAGCTCAATCATTATAGCttttaaaactgttcatttccCAACAGACATGATCAGATAAGGAGATATAGAGGGAGACAGAGGCCTAAGTCCCACTCAAGGATCTGTTGGTCTGAAGGGGAGACCACTTCCCTTACCCTTGGGCATTTTGGGATCTGAAGTATATGACTTGGTCTTAGGAAATTCTGGAACCATGGAGACAAAGCCTCTCCCCATACATAATCCTTGCTCTGAGGGAACACTTGCCTTTTTGGGGTTTGATGGAGAACTAGGATGAATCCCAGAACTAACAGTTCTGGTACTTGGGGTAAGTGCTACTCAATGTGCTTAAGTAAATCTCAAATCAAATTCTAATGATATTCATTAGGGTAGGAGAAAATCATCCAGACTCAAGAGTAAGGACTTCAGGATTCTGACTACAGAGGAAGTGAGGAGAGGAGGACCCTGAGACCCCAGGAAGCCACTATTTGGGGGGTTCCACCTTGGAGAGAGAGTGGAGAGGAGTCACTCTGAGGAGGAGTTAACCTGGGGTGGGGTTGCTGGGGCAAAGGAGGGTGAGAGGGAGATGATCCAATTGATTcttaatttattattgttttgttagCAAGCTGTTATTTTTACCTATTGGCAAGGCCCTTTAGATTCCTGTGGCCTAGGGTGAGACTGTAGTCATCCTCTCTAGTTTTGCCTTTGATTCACACAAATTAAAGTGAAAGGAAATCAGCTTCAAATACCAACTCTACTgcccaaagacaaaaatataagtaTGCTGAGTAACCTGGGAAGCAGTTAGGCCACAGCATACCCATTAGTTCACTTGAATGCACTAATTGGAGATAATGGGAGAGGAGTTAGAGACTAAACAAGATTAAATTGTTATTCAATTATCTGTGTATTTCAATTCTCCATGGAGTTCTTCGGGGGTACCATCAACCCACAAGAGAAAGCAGCATTTAACCAATGACCCATGAGTGAGGTCTACTGGACTATTTCCTGAGCAGAGAAGGAATATTTTAGGGATACTGGGATGGTTGAGAAGGATGGGGAAGAGGATTCAAAACTGTGTCCTGTGAGGGTTAATGGAGGGAGCATGGGGTATTGAACTGGTGAAGACCCTTGATTGCagtcttcaaatatatgaaaggCTAGCATTGGGTAGGGGAAGTTGATATATGTGGTTCCTAAAAAGGTCTAGCTGAAGGAAGTTACAAGGAGAGAGGTTTTGGCTCAATATCAAGAACTCTAATAATCAAGAGCTATTCTATAGAGGAATGAATTGTTTCAAAAGGTAATGAACTCTCTATTATTGGGGATTTTCAAGACACCTGGGATCTTTGACCAGCTTTGGATAGACCTTcagattgtattttattttcacaggGGAGATGGCTTcagatttagaaggaaaaaagctatatatatttgttcattcttttctcttagaAGAGAATGATGAAGGTCTGTGTTATATGTTGATAGAATACAAGCACTTCTGATGATGAAATAGGATTCTTCTTTTGATGACATTGATAATGGAGCAGTATATTGATCTTTGGATGATTTAAGAGGATTTAGTGAAAACAAAGCGTTGGACAGGCTATACTTAACTTGGTCCAGGAAGGCACTGATTGATTGTGTTGGGGTCATCAATGATTGGCATGTGTACCAAAGGAATACTATAGTGTTTTTTCCTGGCCCATAAAAGCACCAAATTAAAACCTTGGCTGGGGATCCAAAAGGCTGCAAGACTGGTAGATCACAGGAGTAGGCCAGACATGGCATAACTGAATGTCAGCACACATCGGACAAAATTGCTTATGCTACTTTTATGGACAGAATGGGGAAATGAACCCTAGTGTATCTCCAGTGTCCAAGAGTTATGGGGATTTTGAAAAATGTAGGCTAAATTTTGTGGAATTGATGACAGTATAGCTAAGTGCACGTGGAATTGAGCAAATATACCCAGGATCAGTAGATGGATGTTAAACAGGAGGGAAGACCTCCCTAGAGATGTGCCCTCAGTCCTGCTGGGACCAAAGCGGTTATCCTGGGTTCGGCTAGCAGTGGTGAGGTGCTGTGATACGTGTACTAAGAAACAGAATTTTTGCTCCTTTTGAAGCTTGTTGTCATCTTGTGTGGGCCAAGCTACTCCTCCTGTCTGCTTCTTTGGACCCAGGCTTGACTTTCTTTTCAGAAACTTCCTTGGCTTCTTCTCAGCCTAGAGATGGGTTTTCCTTTGAGGAAAACAATGGGAAGGTAAGTGACAAAGGTTCCATCTCCCATTACCGGCCATAGGTCTCCCCATCTCTCATCTCAGCCAGACCCCTAACTCATTGTCAAGGTAGAAATCATGGTATGTGTCGCTTCTGCCTGGGaagattgtaaaaaaaaatgaataaatgattcaCTTTTCTTCAATTCCAAGCCTCCAGATAGCAAAAAATCATGCTCTGTCAAAATACTGCAGTTATTAAAATCTTTCTCCTCCACCAGAAATTCCCCTTTTGGTCCCTCTCAGATGCATTTGAGTAATGAAACACATGGATTAGCATTGCAATGGTTAACCACATTTGTCAAAAAGGATAAAGTCAAAAGGAAGGATTAACAAAATTTTTAAGAAGTGgaggtaaggggcagctaggtggcacagtggataagcacaggccctggagtcaggagtacctgggttcaaatcctgtctcagacacttaataattacctagctgtgtggccttgggcaagccacttaaccccatttgccttgcaaaaaaaaacaaacctaaaaaaaaagtggaggtAAGCTTCCTTTCACCCTTTGGAAGgcattagatttttttcatctctggGGTAtaaagcgtgtgtgtgtgtgtgtgtgtgtgtgtgtgtgtgtgtgtgtgtgagagagagagagagagagagagagagagagagagagaagcagagacagagacagagagatagagacacagagacacagatggagagagacagatataaaCATCGTGCTCAGAGTAAGGGAGGAGATGGTCCTGGAATCCTTTATTTTTGTCTCACCACATCTAGAGCATTATTTTCAGCACATTTTGACAAATACAATGAATCTGGAGTGTGTTCAGAGAGAAAAAGGGGTCTGGATGTCTTGCTCCATCCAAGGAAGAATCTAACCTGGAGAAGTGGAGactcaaaaggaaagaaattgcaGGATCATAAAACTCTGAAGGGCTGTCTTGGGGTTGAGTTATTAGATGAGTTTTTGAGTGGTCCC
This window harbors:
- the CXH8orf90 gene encoding uncharacterized protein C8orf90 homolog isoform X1; the encoded protein is MASPCSGDPGPGRLPPPPATPGVTGPAAPQEPPFPDIYGGDAQLWEAHFRGIGRAYRALGKEDDFAIRVLTEDFTLPFPYAWPPGPDPARGPLFYDPQDRMGFDFLLRPGAPPPALLRPLHATAQAFLRKRRLEQLALSYANSGNGAAPHPGVVLLAPAPAPGTNKFPTPGLPDGKGARMGPPMV
- the CXH8orf90 gene encoding uncharacterized protein C8orf90 homolog isoform X2, which encodes MSTFSRAFWRQHPCGPAAPQEPPFPDIYGGDAQLWEAHFRGIGRAYRALGKEDDFAIRVLTEDFTLPFPYAWPPGPDPARGPLFYDPQDRMGFDFLLRPGAPPPALLRPLHATAQAFLRKRRLEQLALSYANSGNGAAPHPGVVLLAPAPAPGTNKFPTPGLPDGKGARMGPPMV